From Chromatiales bacterium, one genomic window encodes:
- the sufB gene encoding Fe-S cluster assembly protein SufB produces MDSKLQNPGLNELVNRRYQHGFVTDIQSDTVPPGHSEEVIRFISRKKDEPEFLLEWRLKAYRHWLTMREPGWARLHYPPIDYQDISYFSAPRKTPGLKSIDEVDPKLLATYEKLGVPLHERARLAGVAVDAVFDSVSVTTTFRERLAAAGVIFCSFSEAAREHSDLVRQYLGTVVPYRDNYFAALNSAMFTDGSFVYIPKGVRCPMELSTYFRINQAKTGQFERTLIIAEEGSHVSYLEGCTAPQRDENQLHAAVVELVALKDATIKYSTVQNWYPGDEDGRGGIYNFVTKRGDCRGANSKISWTQVEAGSAITWKYPSCILRGDNSVGEFYSVAVTNNLQQADTGTKMIHIGRNTRSTIVSKGIAAGRSQSAYRGLVKVLPTAEGARNFTQCDSLLMGSRSAAHTYPYMEIRNPGAIVEHEATTSKIGDDQLFYCRQRGLSQEDAVNLIVNGFCKQVFRELPMEFAVEAQNLLNVSLEGAVG; encoded by the coding sequence ATGGACAGTAAATTGCAGAACCCTGGTCTCAACGAACTGGTCAACCGCCGCTACCAGCATGGCTTTGTCACCGACATCCAGTCAGATACGGTGCCGCCTGGTCACAGCGAGGAGGTGATCCGCTTTATCTCCCGGAAGAAAGACGAGCCGGAGTTCCTGCTTGAGTGGCGACTGAAAGCTTACCGTCACTGGCTGACAATGCGCGAACCGGGCTGGGCCCGGCTGCACTACCCGCCGATCGACTACCAGGACATCTCGTATTTCTCGGCGCCGCGGAAGACACCCGGACTCAAATCCATTGACGAGGTAGACCCGAAACTTCTTGCCACCTACGAGAAGCTGGGTGTACCGCTGCACGAGCGCGCCCGGCTTGCCGGCGTTGCGGTAGATGCGGTGTTTGACAGCGTTTCGGTCACAACCACTTTCAGGGAAAGGCTCGCAGCTGCCGGCGTGATCTTCTGCTCGTTCTCCGAAGCGGCCCGCGAACACTCCGACCTGGTCCGGCAATATCTCGGTACCGTTGTCCCCTACCGCGACAACTATTTTGCCGCACTGAACTCGGCAATGTTTACCGATGGCTCCTTTGTCTATATTCCGAAGGGCGTGCGCTGCCCGATGGAGCTGTCCACATACTTCCGGATCAACCAGGCCAAGACCGGCCAGTTTGAACGCACCCTGATCATCGCCGAGGAAGGCAGTCACGTCAGCTATCTCGAGGGCTGTACAGCGCCACAGCGTGACGAAAACCAGCTGCATGCAGCGGTCGTCGAGCTGGTTGCCCTCAAGGATGCGACCATCAAGTATTCCACGGTACAGAACTGGTATCCCGGCGACGAGGACGGGCGTGGCGGCATCTACAATTTCGTCACCAAACGCGGTGACTGCCGCGGCGCCAATTCGAAGATTTCATGGACCCAGGTCGAGGCCGGTTCCGCCATCACCTGGAAATACCCGAGCTGCATTCTGCGCGGCGACAACTCCGTCGGCGAGTTTTACTCTGTTGCCGTCACCAACAATCTGCAGCAGGCCGACACCGGCACCAAGATGATCCATATCGGCCGCAATACGCGCAGCACCATCGTTTCGAAAGGCATTGCGGCCGGACGCTCGCAGAGCGCCTACCGCGGCCTGGTCAAGGTACTGCCGACAGCCGAAGGTGCGCGCAACTTCACGCAGTGCGATTCACTGCTGATGGGCAGTCGCTCTGCCGCGCATACCTATCCGTACATGGAAATACGCAATCCCGGCGCGATTGTCGAACACGAAGCCACCACCTCGAAGATCGGTGACGACCAGCTTTTCTATTGCCGGCAGCGCGGCCTGTCGCAGGAAGACGCGGTCAATCTGATCGTCAACGGCTTTTGCAAACAGGTGTTTCGCGAACTGCCGATGGAATTCGCCGTAGAGGCACAGAATCTTCTCAACGTCAGCCTGGAGGGCGCAGTCGGCTGA